One genomic segment of Natrialbaceae archaeon AArc-T1-2 includes these proteins:
- a CDS encoding ATP-dependent DNA helicase, which yields MNVEELSGLPAGALEHFRTEGIEELYPPQAEAVEAGVLEGENLVAAVPTASGKTMIAALAMLSAIERGGTALYIVPLRALASEKREEFSAYEAFDVSVGVATGNYESTSDWLATKDIVVATSEKVDSLVRNDASWLSELTCVVSDEVHLVDDASRGPTLEVTLAKLRKLNPALQVVALSATVGNAGEIADWLEADLVDTDWRPIDLKTGVHYGNAVQFDDGSTREVPVEGTEKQEEALVRDILGEDGSSLAFVNSRRNAEAAASRLSGVTTRALTDAEREQLADLADEIRDVSDTETSADLADCVERGAAFHHAGLSSDHRSLVEEAFRERLLKVIAATPTLAAGVNTPARRVIVRDWRRFDPSAGGMAPLDVLEVHQMMGRAGRPGLDPYGEAVLLASSYDEKDELFDRYVWADPEPVRSKLAAEPALRTHVLATVASGFARTREGLLDFLSETLYASQSSEPGRLEAVTDDVLAYLERNDFIERDGPGEPRGENEDDAFVSAADLDDAGGTDGATVDLQATSLGHTVSRLYLDPMSAAEIVYGLESADERPTALGLYQLVARTPDMYELYLRSGEDETYGELFYEREDELLGNAPSEFEDDRFEDWLAALKTGTLLEDWASEDDEGRITERYKIGPGDLRGKVDTAEWLLGAAESLAAELDSEWTAAVREARARVEHGVREELLELVSIRGVGRKRARRLYEVGLETPVDLREADKGVVLAALRGEKTAETVLENAGRENPSMEGVEPRADVDGEPTERDETTDGDGADADPDRAESQSSLGDF from the coding sequence ATGAACGTCGAGGAGCTGTCGGGGCTGCCCGCGGGTGCCCTCGAGCACTTCCGGACGGAGGGCATCGAGGAGCTGTACCCGCCACAGGCCGAGGCGGTCGAGGCCGGCGTCCTCGAGGGCGAGAACCTCGTCGCCGCGGTGCCGACCGCGAGCGGGAAGACGATGATCGCCGCCCTGGCGATGCTGTCGGCGATCGAGCGTGGCGGGACGGCGCTGTACATCGTCCCGCTCCGAGCACTCGCCAGCGAGAAACGCGAGGAGTTTTCGGCCTACGAGGCATTCGACGTCTCCGTCGGCGTCGCGACGGGTAACTACGAATCGACGAGCGACTGGCTCGCGACGAAAGATATCGTCGTCGCCACCAGCGAGAAAGTCGACTCGCTGGTGCGAAACGACGCCTCGTGGCTCTCGGAGCTCACCTGCGTCGTTTCCGACGAAGTTCACCTGGTCGACGACGCCTCCCGTGGGCCGACGCTCGAGGTCACGCTCGCGAAACTCCGCAAACTCAATCCCGCGTTGCAGGTCGTCGCGCTCTCGGCGACGGTGGGCAACGCCGGCGAGATCGCCGACTGGCTCGAGGCCGACCTCGTCGACACCGACTGGCGGCCGATCGACCTCAAAACCGGCGTCCACTACGGCAACGCCGTCCAGTTCGACGACGGCTCGACCCGCGAAGTCCCGGTCGAGGGTACGGAAAAACAGGAGGAGGCACTCGTCCGGGACATCCTCGGCGAGGACGGTTCCTCGCTCGCGTTCGTCAACTCTCGACGCAACGCCGAGGCGGCGGCGAGTCGTCTCTCGGGGGTCACCACCCGGGCGCTGACGGACGCGGAACGCGAGCAACTCGCGGATCTGGCCGACGAGATTCGCGACGTCAGCGACACCGAGACGAGCGCGGATCTGGCAGACTGCGTCGAACGCGGCGCGGCCTTTCACCACGCCGGGCTCTCGAGCGATCATCGTTCGCTCGTCGAGGAGGCCTTCCGCGAGCGACTGCTGAAGGTCATCGCCGCCACGCCGACGCTCGCGGCCGGGGTCAACACGCCCGCCCGGCGCGTGATCGTCCGCGACTGGCGGCGGTTCGACCCCAGCGCCGGCGGGATGGCACCGCTCGACGTCCTCGAGGTCCACCAGATGATGGGCCGGGCGGGCCGTCCCGGGCTCGATCCCTACGGCGAGGCGGTCTTGCTCGCGAGCAGTTACGACGAGAAAGACGAACTGTTCGATCGGTACGTCTGGGCCGATCCCGAACCCGTCCGCTCGAAACTCGCCGCCGAACCCGCCCTGCGCACCCACGTGCTGGCGACGGTCGCCTCCGGCTTCGCCCGCACCCGCGAGGGGCTGCTCGACTTTCTCTCCGAGACCCTCTATGCGAGTCAGTCGAGCGAACCGGGCCGGCTCGAGGCTGTCACCGACGACGTACTCGCCTACCTCGAGCGAAACGACTTCATCGAGCGCGACGGTCCCGGCGAGCCCCGGGGAGAGAACGAGGACGACGCGTTCGTCTCGGCGGCCGACCTCGACGACGCCGGGGGAACCGACGGGGCGACCGTCGACCTGCAGGCGACGAGTCTCGGCCACACCGTCTCTCGGCTCTACCTCGATCCCATGAGCGCCGCCGAGATCGTCTACGGCCTCGAGTCGGCCGACGAGCGCCCGACCGCGCTCGGACTCTACCAGCTCGTCGCCCGCACGCCGGACATGTACGAACTCTACCTCCGGTCGGGCGAGGACGAGACCTACGGCGAGCTGTTCTACGAGCGCGAAGACGAACTGCTCGGAAACGCGCCGAGTGAGTTCGAAGACGACCGCTTCGAGGACTGGCTCGCCGCACTCAAGACGGGGACGCTGCTCGAGGACTGGGCGAGCGAAGACGACGAGGGGCGGATCACCGAGCGCTACAAGATCGGGCCCGGCGACCTCCGTGGGAAGGTCGACACCGCCGAGTGGTTGCTCGGTGCGGCCGAATCGCTGGCCGCCGAACTCGACAGCGAGTGGACTGCCGCCGTCCGTGAGGCCCGGGCACGCGTCGAACACGGCGTCCGCGAGGAGCTGCTCGAGCTCGTCTCGATACGTGGCGTCGGTCGCAAGCGCGCCCGCCGACTGTACGAGGTCGGCCTCGAGACGCCCGTCGATCTGCGTGAAGCGGACAAGGGAGTCGTTCTCGCGGCCCTGAGAGGTGAGAAGACGGCCGAGACCGTCCTCGAGAACGCCGGTCGCGAGAACCCCTCGATGGAGGGCGTCGAACCGCGGGCCGACGTCGACGGCGAACCGACCGAGCGCGACGAGACGACCGACGGCGACGGCGCGGACGCAGACCCCGACCGCGCCGAGAGCCAGTCCAGCCTGGGTGATTTCTGA
- the cgi121 gene encoding KEOPS complex subunit Cgi121, with the protein MELLETRVDVDDLDSFLARLDEIGSRHGVTIQAFDARYVADRRHLERAVALADRAVDRGENVARDRAVEILLYAAGRRQIDRALEMGLSPGENRAVILIEGEDEDDALADLDALEAVVDREPTLGEYDEEVLCSFFGITDAERAATDATLEELVRERVALLEVAK; encoded by the coding sequence ATGGAGCTACTCGAGACCCGGGTCGACGTCGACGACCTCGATAGCTTCCTCGCCCGGCTGGACGAGATCGGTTCCCGCCACGGGGTGACGATCCAGGCGTTCGACGCCCGCTACGTCGCCGACCGTCGCCACCTCGAACGCGCCGTGGCACTCGCCGACCGGGCGGTCGACCGCGGCGAGAACGTCGCCCGCGATCGGGCCGTCGAGATCTTGCTGTACGCTGCGGGTCGTCGACAGATCGACCGCGCCCTCGAGATGGGGCTCTCGCCGGGCGAGAACCGCGCCGTCATCCTGATCGAGGGCGAGGACGAAGACGACGCACTCGCAGACCTCGACGCGCTCGAGGCGGTCGTCGACCGAGAACCGACACTCGGCGAGTACGACGAGGAAGTTCTGTGTTCGTTCTTCGGGATCACCGACGCCGAACGGGCGGCGACCGACGCGACCCTCGAGGAGCTGGTCCGTGAGCGGGTCGCGTTGCTCGAGGTCGCGAAGTGA
- a CDS encoding YqjF family protein, whose protein sequence is MTAGHDHDRQSADVGRRPQAQPASSPRTPHLFSMTWRDGLFAHWPVDPESLRPHVPEPLELDIRDGNAWVSVLPFVLTRAGIRASPAVSRLSFPELNVRTYVRYAGDPGLFFFSIDVSNAFIARFLQRATRLPVYHAKGNVAGTGEGVAFSSSRLGDDHAVFSAAYRPDGEVYYAEPGSLERWLTARRRFYAPANGGVLTGEIGHAPWPLRPVSVTIDENTMFAANGLPEPTGEPVCQFCGSLEMTGSIVRRL, encoded by the coding sequence ATGACGGCCGGCCACGACCACGACCGCCAGTCCGCCGACGTCGGACGACGCCCGCAGGCACAGCCCGCGAGCTCCCCGCGAACGCCACACCTGTTCTCGATGACCTGGCGTGACGGATTGTTCGCACACTGGCCCGTCGATCCGGAATCGCTTAGACCGCACGTTCCGGAGCCGCTCGAGCTCGATATCCGCGACGGGAACGCGTGGGTGAGCGTACTCCCGTTCGTGCTCACCCGTGCCGGGATCCGGGCCTCGCCGGCCGTCTCGCGACTCTCGTTTCCGGAACTCAACGTCCGGACCTACGTCCGCTACGCGGGCGACCCGGGGCTGTTTTTCTTCAGCATCGACGTCTCCAACGCGTTCATCGCTCGATTTCTTCAGCGGGCGACGCGGCTGCCGGTGTATCACGCGAAAGGGAACGTCGCCGGCACCGGCGAGGGCGTCGCCTTCTCGAGTTCCAGACTCGGCGACGACCACGCCGTCTTCTCGGCGGCGTATCGACCCGACGGCGAGGTCTACTACGCCGAACCCGGTTCGCTCGAGCGCTGGCTCACCGCGCGTCGTCGGTTCTATGCGCCCGCAAACGGCGGCGTGCTGACCGGTGAGATCGGTCACGCGCCGTGGCCGCTTCGGCCCGTCTCCGTGACGATCGACGAGAATACGATGTTCGCCGCCAACGGCCTGCCGGAGCCGACGGGCGAGCCGGTCTGTCAGTTCTGTGGCTCGCTCGAGATGACGGGGTCGATCGTGCGACGACTCTAG
- the mutS gene encoding DNA mismatch repair protein MutS, producing MTEATGIVGEFFSLKEETDAGLLAMQCGDFYEFFGEDAELVSEELDLKVSQKSSHGSSYPMAGVPVDDLTPYLTALVERGYRVAVADQYETDAGHAREIVRVVSPGTLIETSDADAQYMAAVVENDGYGLAFADVTTGRFLVADAEDLEEALTELYRFDPVEVLPGPDVRNDDEFVSRVRDRLGAALTLQDTESFAPKRARHAVYEQFGRETVDRLAAPGSAVAAAGAVLAYVEETGTGVLASMTRIGTHRSDDHVTLDGTTQRNLELTETMQGEGEGSLFATLDHTVTSAGGRLLSEWLCRPRRSIDVLERRQESVGALAEAALARDELRETLGEAYDLERLASKATHGSADARDLLAVADTLSLLPELADVITAEPGLADSPLSAIVDRPDREAAATLREALAEAIAEEPPSTVTQGGLLERGYDDDLDEVIDRHEEVTGWFENLADREKRQHGLSHVTVDRNKTDGYYIQVGKSAADGVPDEYEEIKTLKNSKRFTTDELEQNERELLRLEERRSELEYELFEELREEVAVHAELLQDVGRTLATVDILASLATHAAENRWVRPDLHDGDAVAIDQGRHPVVEQTTEFVPNDVRLTDDRRFLVVTGPNMSGKSTYMRQVALIVLLAQVGSFVPAREARIGLVDGIFTRVGALDELAQGRSTFMVEMSELSNILHTATDESLVILDEVGRGTATYDGISIAWAATEYLHNEVGAKTLFATHYHELTGLAETLPRVANVHVAAEERGGDVTFLRTIRDGPTDRSYGIHVADLAGVPGPVVDRARDVLDRLREEKAIEAKGSGDREPVQAVFDLSSGTMRATTDGGDAASGEELEPETETILEDLESIDVAETSPVELMAKVQEWQRRLD from the coding sequence ATGACCGAGGCGACGGGTATCGTCGGGGAATTTTTCTCGCTCAAAGAAGAGACCGACGCGGGGTTGCTGGCGATGCAGTGTGGTGACTTCTACGAGTTCTTCGGCGAGGACGCCGAACTCGTCAGCGAGGAACTCGACCTGAAGGTGTCCCAGAAGTCCTCGCACGGCTCGTCGTACCCGATGGCCGGCGTTCCCGTCGACGATCTCACCCCCTATCTCACGGCGCTTGTCGAACGCGGCTACCGCGTCGCCGTCGCCGACCAGTACGAGACCGACGCCGGACACGCCCGCGAAATCGTCCGCGTGGTGAGTCCCGGAACCCTCATCGAGACGAGCGACGCCGACGCCCAGTACATGGCGGCCGTCGTCGAGAACGACGGCTACGGGCTCGCGTTCGCCGACGTCACGACCGGACGCTTCCTCGTCGCCGACGCCGAGGACCTCGAGGAGGCGCTGACGGAACTGTACCGGTTCGATCCCGTCGAGGTGCTGCCCGGTCCCGACGTCAGAAACGACGACGAGTTCGTGAGTCGGGTTCGGGATCGTCTCGGAGCGGCGCTGACGCTTCAGGACACGGAATCGTTCGCGCCGAAACGGGCGCGCCACGCCGTCTACGAGCAGTTCGGCCGCGAGACCGTCGACCGGCTCGCCGCCCCCGGGTCCGCGGTCGCCGCCGCGGGCGCGGTACTCGCGTACGTCGAGGAGACCGGCACCGGCGTACTCGCCTCGATGACCCGTATCGGAACCCACCGTAGCGACGACCACGTCACCCTCGACGGCACCACTCAGCGAAACTTAGAGCTCACCGAGACGATGCAAGGCGAGGGCGAGGGCTCGCTGTTCGCGACGCTCGATCACACCGTCACCAGTGCCGGCGGCCGCCTGCTTTCGGAGTGGCTCTGTCGTCCCCGGCGATCGATCGACGTCCTCGAGCGCCGCCAGGAAAGCGTCGGCGCACTCGCCGAGGCCGCGCTGGCCCGCGACGAGCTCCGGGAGACGCTGGGGGAGGCCTACGACCTCGAGCGACTCGCCTCGAAGGCGACCCACGGCAGCGCGGACGCGCGGGACCTGCTCGCAGTGGCGGACACGCTCTCGTTGTTGCCGGAGCTCGCCGACGTGATCACCGCCGAACCGGGGCTTGCCGACTCGCCGCTATCGGCGATCGTCGACCGACCGGATCGCGAGGCCGCCGCGACGCTTCGGGAGGCACTCGCCGAAGCGATCGCCGAGGAGCCGCCGTCAACGGTCACCCAGGGCGGCCTGCTCGAGCGAGGCTACGACGACGACCTCGACGAGGTGATCGACCGCCACGAGGAGGTCACGGGGTGGTTCGAGAACCTCGCCGACCGCGAGAAGCGCCAGCACGGACTGAGCCACGTCACCGTCGACCGCAACAAGACCGACGGCTACTACATTCAGGTCGGCAAGTCAGCAGCCGACGGCGTGCCCGACGAGTACGAGGAGATCAAGACGCTGAAGAACTCGAAACGGTTCACGACCGACGAGCTCGAGCAGAACGAACGCGAGTTGCTTCGGCTCGAGGAGAGACGGAGCGAGCTCGAGTACGAACTCTTCGAGGAGTTGCGCGAGGAGGTCGCCGTCCACGCCGAGCTCTTACAGGACGTCGGACGGACGCTCGCAACCGTCGACATCCTCGCGAGCCTGGCGACTCACGCCGCCGAGAACCGCTGGGTACGACCCGACCTCCACGACGGCGACGCCGTCGCGATCGATCAGGGACGCCATCCGGTCGTCGAACAGACGACCGAGTTCGTCCCCAACGACGTCCGCCTGACCGACGACCGGCGATTCCTCGTCGTCACCGGGCCGAACATGTCCGGCAAGTCGACGTACATGCGCCAGGTCGCGCTGATCGTTTTGCTCGCCCAGGTCGGTAGTTTCGTCCCGGCCCGCGAGGCACGGATCGGGCTCGTCGACGGCATCTTTACTCGCGTGGGCGCGCTCGACGAACTCGCCCAGGGACGATCGACGTTCATGGTCGAGATGAGTGAACTCTCGAACATTCTCCACACGGCGACCGACGAGTCGCTCGTCATCTTAGACGAGGTCGGCCGCGGGACGGCCACCTACGACGGCATCTCGATCGCGTGGGCGGCGACCGAGTACCTGCACAACGAGGTCGGTGCGAAGACGCTGTTTGCGACACACTACCACGAGCTGACGGGGCTCGCCGAGACGCTTCCGCGAGTGGCGAACGTTCACGTGGCGGCCGAGGAACGCGGCGGCGACGTCACCTTCCTGCGAACGATCCGGGACGGCCCGACAGATCGCTCCTACGGCATTCACGTCGCCGACCTCGCAGGCGTTCCGGGTCCCGTCGTCGACCGGGCTCGAGACGTCCTGGATCGACTGCGCGAGGAGAAAGCGATCGAGGCGAAAGGAAGCGGCGACCGCGAGCCCGTCCAGGCTGTCTTCGATCTCTCGAGTGGCACGATGCGGGCGACGACCGACGGCGGCGACGCCGCATCGGGGGAGGAACTCGAGCCCGAGACGGAGACGATCCTCGAGGATCTCGAGTCGATCGACGTCGCCGAGACGTCGCCGGTCGAGCTGATGGCGAAGGTACAGGAGTGGCAACGACGGCTCGACTAG
- a CDS encoding tRNA-binding protein: MVENPFDDEIRVGEVREATAFPETNKPRMVKLWIDLGDEEVRSAAQLGYNHDPDTLPGRQVLCATTLGTVRIAGFESEALTVCVPDEDGHPVLVEPDREVPLGGLLF; this comes from the coding sequence ATGGTCGAGAATCCGTTCGACGACGAGATCCGCGTCGGCGAAGTGCGTGAGGCGACGGCGTTTCCGGAGACGAACAAGCCACGGATGGTCAAGCTGTGGATCGACCTCGGAGACGAGGAGGTTCGGTCGGCCGCACAGCTCGGCTACAACCACGATCCGGACACCCTGCCGGGACGTCAGGTTCTCTGTGCGACGACGCTCGGTACCGTCCGGATCGCCGGCTTCGAGTCGGAGGCGTTGACCGTCTGCGTGCCCGACGAAGACGGCCACCCCGTACTCGTCGAACCCGATCGGGAGGTTCCCCTGGGTGGGCTGTTGTTCTGA
- the thiD gene encoding bifunctional hydroxymethylpyrimidine kinase/phosphomethylpyrimidine kinase: protein MRRPAPDDRPVGLTIAGSDSGGGAGIQADLATMTAGGVYGTSVVTAVTAQHTRGVESSHVLPSAEVRAQLEAVTDDFDVAAAKTGMLATTEIVETVAERALEFGFPLVVDPVMVATSGDRLLDPDAERAYEALIGEAAVVTPNADEVEVLTDIAVEDEASAIEAGEALRELGAEAALVKGGHVPGETVRDVLVTDDGTRTLEHPRVDTDATHGSGCTLAAAIVAGLARGEDLETAVEGATDLLARAIRYHYDVGRGQGAVNHAVSLRNDAARTETAEAVRSIVDRFVAADDFTSLVPAVGTDVVGATPYAETPAETAAVEGKLTRTPSGVAAPGGVRFGASSRVADVLLAARETDPALRFAASVRFDESLEETLSALEWAVIEAGDDAPVGSSAADSLENAPVAVVDRDDVGRVATTTLLATDAGTLVDGALELASRLE, encoded by the coding sequence ATGCGACGACCAGCACCCGACGACCGACCCGTCGGACTCACGATCGCGGGCAGCGACTCCGGCGGCGGGGCCGGCATCCAGGCCGACCTCGCGACGATGACGGCAGGCGGCGTCTACGGCACGAGCGTCGTGACCGCGGTCACGGCCCAGCACACCCGGGGCGTCGAGTCCTCACACGTGCTCCCGTCCGCGGAGGTCAGGGCCCAGCTCGAGGCCGTCACCGACGACTTCGACGTCGCCGCGGCGAAGACGGGGATGCTCGCGACGACCGAGATCGTCGAGACCGTCGCCGAGCGCGCTCTCGAGTTCGGGTTCCCGCTCGTGGTCGATCCCGTGATGGTCGCGACCTCGGGGGACCGACTGCTCGATCCAGACGCCGAACGCGCCTACGAGGCGCTGATCGGCGAGGCGGCGGTCGTCACGCCCAACGCCGACGAGGTCGAGGTGCTGACGGATATCGCCGTCGAGGACGAGGCGAGTGCGATCGAGGCCGGCGAGGCCCTCCGTGAGCTCGGTGCCGAGGCCGCGCTCGTGAAAGGCGGCCACGTCCCCGGCGAGACGGTCCGGGACGTGCTCGTGACCGACGACGGCACCCGGACCCTCGAGCACCCCCGGGTCGACACCGACGCGACCCACGGCTCGGGCTGTACGCTCGCGGCGGCGATCGTCGCGGGCCTGGCCCGGGGCGAAGACCTCGAGACGGCCGTCGAGGGCGCGACGGACCTCCTCGCGCGAGCGATCCGCTACCACTACGACGTCGGCCGGGGTCAGGGCGCGGTCAACCACGCCGTTTCCCTCCGCAACGATGCAGCGCGGACGGAGACCGCCGAGGCGGTACGATCGATCGTCGACCGGTTCGTCGCGGCCGACGACTTCACCTCGCTCGTCCCCGCGGTCGGCACCGACGTCGTCGGCGCGACGCCGTACGCGGAGACGCCCGCCGAGACGGCCGCCGTCGAGGGGAAACTCACCCGGACCCCCTCCGGCGTCGCCGCCCCCGGCGGCGTCAGGTTCGGTGCCTCGAGTCGCGTCGCCGACGTCTTGCTCGCTGCACGGGAAACGGACCCCGCACTTCGATTCGCCGCGAGCGTCCGGTTCGACGAGAGCCTCGAGGAGACGCTTTCGGCCCTCGAGTGGGCCGTGATAGAGGCCGGCGACGACGCACCCGTCGGAAGCAGCGCTGCCGACAGCCTCGAGAACGCCCCCGTCGCCGTGGTCGACCGCGACGACGTCGGTCGGGTGGCGACGACGACGCTGCTTGCCACCGACGCGGGGACGCTCGTCGACGGGGCGCTCGAGTTGGCCAGCCGGCTCGAGTGA
- a CDS encoding AIR synthase family protein, with amino-acid sequence MTDLGKIDRETFDSHVASSLGADRDDVLLEPTHGIDFGVLEVGGEAVVVATDPISILPEIGLERAARFALDLVLADVAVSGIAPTHLAISFTLPPEMDDGAFATIQETMAAECRELGVAIVAGHTARYSDAAYPWVGGATALGVGDPDRLVRPDGAHPGDRLVLTTGPAAEAVGLFATLFDDELDLPEDVLGDARERLEDVYAVRDAITAAAAGPVTAMHDVTEGGLAGALNEMANGAGVRFEIDREAVPVKAGVRAVTDHLEIDPWHVTSCGSLLVAVDPDGVGDVLAALADRGTVAAEIGRVEDGEGVVVDGEVLEHPEVDPSWEAYAELAGE; translated from the coding sequence GTGACCGACCTCGGCAAGATCGATCGGGAGACCTTCGACAGCCACGTCGCCTCGAGTCTGGGGGCCGACCGCGACGACGTCCTGCTGGAACCCACCCACGGGATCGACTTCGGCGTCCTCGAGGTCGGCGGCGAGGCCGTCGTCGTCGCGACCGACCCGATCTCGATCCTGCCGGAAATCGGCCTCGAGCGCGCCGCGCGGTTCGCGCTCGACCTCGTGCTCGCAGACGTCGCGGTCAGCGGTATCGCGCCGACCCACCTCGCGATCAGCTTCACGCTGCCCCCGGAGATGGACGACGGGGCGTTCGCGACGATCCAGGAGACGATGGCCGCCGAGTGCCGGGAGCTGGGCGTCGCGATCGTCGCCGGCCACACGGCCCGCTACTCGGACGCGGCCTACCCCTGGGTCGGCGGCGCGACGGCGCTTGGGGTGGGCGATCCCGACCGGCTCGTCCGCCCCGACGGGGCACATCCGGGCGACCGACTCGTGCTGACGACCGGCCCCGCCGCCGAGGCCGTCGGCCTGTTCGCGACGCTGTTCGACGACGAGCTGGACCTGCCCGAAGACGTCCTCGGAGACGCCCGCGAGCGACTCGAGGACGTCTACGCCGTCCGGGACGCCATCACGGCCGCCGCGGCCGGCCCCGTGACGGCGATGCACGACGTGACCGAGGGCGGGCTGGCAGGCGCGTTGAACGAGATGGCAAACGGCGCGGGGGTCCGGTTCGAGATCGACCGCGAGGCCGTCCCGGTCAAAGCCGGCGTCCGGGCGGTCACCGACCACCTCGAGATCGACCCCTGGCACGTCACGAGCTGTGGCTCGCTCCTCGTCGCCGTCGACCCCGACGGCGTGGGGGACGTCCTCGCGGCGCTCGCCGATCGGGGCACCGTCGCAGCGGAGATCGGCCGCGTCGAGGACGGCGAGGGCGTCGTCGTCGACGGCGAGGTGCTCGAGCATCCCGAGGTCGACCCTTCCTGGGAGGCGTACGCCGAACTGGCGGGCGAATAG
- a CDS encoding aminopeptidase, producing the protein MDPRIREHAEIIADHSVDLEEGDDVVVDAHPVAEDLVVALHEVIGERGANPITMTQRTGKRQQRAYLRASDGEFETPEHELALIEATDVYIAIRASDNVTQTADVDPEISAAYQQAHHPILEERLSKRWCLTQFPAPANAQLAEMSTEAYEEFVWDAVNKDWEAQRDHQANMVEILDPADEVRIVSGDTTDVTMSVDGNPTRNDHGEHNLPGGEVFTAPVPDSVEGEVLFDMPLYHQGREITDVFLEFEDGEVVEHSAAKNEDVLTEVLETDEGARRLGELGIGMNRAIDQFTYNMLFDEKMGDTVHMAVGRAYDDTVGEDNEQNESAVHVDMIVDMSEDSFIEVDGEVVQRDGTFRFEG; encoded by the coding sequence ATGGATCCACGCATTCGCGAACACGCCGAGATCATCGCCGACCACTCCGTCGACCTCGAGGAGGGAGACGACGTCGTCGTCGACGCCCACCCCGTCGCCGAGGATCTGGTCGTTGCCCTGCACGAGGTGATCGGCGAACGGGGTGCGAATCCGATCACGATGACCCAGCGCACGGGCAAGCGCCAGCAGCGAGCCTACCTCCGGGCGTCTGACGGGGAGTTCGAGACGCCCGAGCACGAACTCGCCCTGATCGAGGCGACGGACGTCTACATCGCGATCCGGGCGAGCGACAACGTCACCCAGACCGCAGACGTCGACCCCGAGATCAGCGCAGCCTACCAGCAGGCCCACCACCCCATCCTCGAGGAACGACTCTCGAAGCGGTGGTGTCTCACGCAGTTTCCCGCGCCGGCGAACGCCCAGCTGGCGGAGATGTCCACCGAGGCCTACGAGGAGTTCGTCTGGGACGCGGTCAACAAGGACTGGGAGGCCCAGCGGGACCACCAGGCGAACATGGTCGAGATCTTGGATCCCGCCGACGAGGTCCGGATCGTCAGCGGCGACACCACCGACGTCACGATGAGCGTCGATGGCAACCCCACGCGCAACGACCACGGCGAGCACAACCTCCCCGGCGGCGAGGTCTTCACCGCGCCCGTCCCCGACAGCGTCGAGGGCGAGGTGCTGTTCGACATGCCGCTGTACCACCAGGGCAGGGAGATCACGGACGTCTTCCTCGAGTTCGAGGACGGCGAGGTCGTCGAGCATTCGGCGGCGAAAAACGAGGACGTGCTGACGGAAGTGCTCGAGACCGACGAGGGTGCCCGCCGGCTGGGCGAACTCGGCATCGGGATGAACCGTGCGATCGACCAGTTCACGTACAACATGCTGTTCGACGAGAAGATGGGCGACACCGTCCACATGGCGGTCGGCCGGGCCTACGACGACACCGTCGGCGAGGACAACGAGCAAAACGAGTCGGCGGTCCACGTCGACATGATCGTCGACATGAGCGAGGACTCGTTCATCGAGGTCGACGGCGAGGTCGTCCAGCGCGACGGGACCTTCAGGTTCGAGGGCTGA